A genomic window from Anthocerotibacter panamensis C109 includes:
- a CDS encoding redox protein, translated as MFQLLSYKKFRDTPGVSFFDITIPDSNVRDLVRHAGPAVSPPDSADGYWQFYLHPHQEDNLLALAGGRTFYLVNFSWNYPYHIVNLEANGEILQIPEGTFHRSVSNPEGSLVLNQAVRHPGADVKSEFRVYNSHTIPRLFQTTSTAAPLPKLHGLTW; from the coding sequence ATGTTCCAGTTGTTGTCCTATAAAAAGTTCCGGGACACGCCCGGAGTCTCTTTTTTTGACATCACCATTCCTGATTCTAATGTCCGCGATCTAGTCCGCCACGCTGGACCCGCTGTCAGCCCACCGGACAGTGCTGATGGCTACTGGCAGTTCTACCTGCACCCCCATCAAGAGGACAATCTGTTGGCGCTGGCTGGGGGACGGACTTTTTATTTGGTCAACTTCTCCTGGAATTATCCCTATCACATCGTCAACCTAGAGGCGAACGGCGAGATCCTCCAGATCCCAGAAGGCACGTTCCACCGCTCAGTTTCCAATCCCGAGGGCTCTTTGGTCCTCAACCAAGCTGTCCGCCATCCAGGGGCAGACGTAAAGAGCGAGTTTCGCGTGTACAACAGCCACACCATCCCCCGCTTGTTCCAAACTACATCCACCGCCGCGCCCTTGCCCAAGCTGCACGGGCTGACGTGGTAG
- a CDS encoding phosphotransferase enzyme family protein: MNRASWTEALAQAFHLGPVLHAEALTTGLIQQTWRLTTGHACYIAQKLHPIFDARVTEDAHAISHYLNTHHFPAPELLTTQAGTLHLECEGSLWRVMTCLPGETYQRAPSLEYLSQAGQTLGRLHRLLALLDYAFRFQIPYFHDPAHIAQALFAYAPTAETRADLAFYQTAISGLELPSGLPRQIIHGDPKLSNFLFAKSAQVTGMVDLDTFMVHYRLVELGDALRSWCTVGEHFDRAHFRAGLTGYAATGLLTPLEHKHLLTGVKLITLELGMRYLKDVFEDCYFQWDPLLYPSRPAHNLARARRQTAVYRDILRQEDDLEAVVTAILA; this comes from the coding sequence GTGAACCGGGCTTCTTGGACTGAGGCTCTGGCGCAAGCGTTTCACCTGGGTCCAGTGCTCCACGCAGAAGCGTTGACCACGGGCTTGATCCAGCAAACGTGGCGGTTGACCACAGGGCACGCTTGCTACATTGCGCAAAAACTTCATCCTATTTTTGATGCTCGGGTTACCGAAGACGCCCATGCCATCAGCCACTATCTCAACACGCACCATTTTCCTGCTCCTGAATTGCTGACGACGCAAGCAGGAACCTTACACCTAGAATGCGAAGGAAGCCTGTGGCGGGTGATGACCTGTTTGCCGGGAGAAACCTACCAACGCGCCCCGAGCCTAGAATATCTCAGCCAAGCCGGTCAGACCTTGGGGAGACTGCACCGCCTCCTTGCCCTGCTTGACTATGCTTTTCGGTTTCAGATCCCCTACTTCCATGACCCTGCGCACATTGCCCAAGCCCTCTTTGCCTATGCTCCTACCGCTGAGACCCGAGCAGACTTAGCGTTTTACCAGACGGCGATCTCGGGGCTGGAATTGCCCTCGGGGCTCCCCCGACAGATTATTCATGGCGACCCCAAGCTGAGCAATTTTCTGTTTGCGAAGAGCGCTCAGGTGACAGGGATGGTTGACCTGGATACCTTCATGGTGCATTACCGATTGGTCGAATTGGGGGATGCCCTGCGTTCCTGGTGCACCGTGGGAGAGCATTTTGACCGGGCACACTTTCGGGCGGGGCTCACCGGCTATGCCGCTACCGGGTTGCTCACTCCTCTAGAGCACAAGCACCTCCTGACCGGAGTCAAGCTCATCACGTTGGAGTTGGGGATGCGGTACCTCAAAGATGTCTTTGAAGATTGCTACTTTCAGTGGGACCCGCTCCTTTATCCGAGCCGTCCGGCCCATAATTTGGCCCGCGCTCGTCGTCAGACTGCGGTATATCGGGATATCCTACGCCAAGAGGACGATTTAGAAGCGGTCGTGACCGCTATACTTGCTTAG
- a CDS encoding tetratricopeptide repeat protein codes for MNKRAFLGLLLPVVSSLSASAEDNTRVSVTILSDGQRQTGVAVNRGYDNTVDLFDQDGNYLGTLSRSKTLAAGVYLYESHHFSGTLDFSGRIDNTFVVRNPVPSTPEDFLLQRAEERMKDGNSSGALADFNEVIRLKPESGFTLERRAYVYRSQGNKEAFLADLNQALLLYRKGGNEVESRRLQQTILSLQRYFSQGGF; via the coding sequence ATGAACAAAAGAGCTTTTCTGGGTTTACTTCTACCTGTTGTTTCGTCCCTGTCTGCTTCGGCAGAAGACAATACACGGGTTTCGGTCACGATTCTTTCCGATGGTCAAAGACAGACTGGGGTAGCAGTAAACCGAGGTTATGACAACACTGTAGATCTTTTTGATCAAGACGGTAACTACCTGGGAACCTTGAGCCGCAGCAAAACTTTAGCTGCGGGCGTCTATCTATATGAGAGTCATCATTTCTCTGGTACTCTTGACTTCTCTGGTAGGATAGACAATACTTTCGTGGTTCGTAATCCTGTTCCTAGCACTCCAGAAGATTTTTTACTTCAACGCGCAGAAGAGCGGATGAAAGATGGAAATTCTTCTGGTGCACTCGCTGATTTCAATGAGGTAATCAGACTCAAACCAGAGTCCGGGTTCACCTTGGAGCGGCGAGCTTATGTATACAGGAGTCAAGGCAACAAAGAAGCATTCCTCGCTGACCTCAATCAAGCATTGCTCCTCTATCGTAAGGGGGGCAATGAAGTTGAAAGCCGACGACTACAGCAGACTATTCTATCTCTGCAAAGATACTTCTCCCAAGGGGGTTTTTAA
- the rplC gene encoding 50S ribosomal protein L3 produces MALGLLGRKLGMTQIFSETGEAIPVTVIECGPCIVTQVKTTETDGYHAVQVGFGAVKEKALTKPELGHLKKKEIVPLRHLQEFRLDEPTILEVGAEISPDLFSAGQKVDVRGISIGKGFAGTVKRHHFGRGPKAHGSKNYRAPGSIGAGTTPGRVFPGKKMPGRMGNKQVTVRKLTVVRVDAERRVLLIKGAVPGVEGNLLRIIPTNLVGSK; encoded by the coding sequence GTGGCACTCGGTTTATTAGGCCGGAAGCTGGGGATGACCCAAATTTTCAGTGAGACGGGAGAGGCCATCCCGGTAACCGTTATTGAGTGCGGTCCCTGTATCGTAACCCAGGTCAAGACCACAGAGACGGACGGCTACCATGCAGTCCAAGTCGGCTTTGGCGCTGTCAAAGAAAAAGCCTTGACCAAGCCGGAGCTAGGCCATCTCAAGAAAAAAGAGATCGTGCCCTTGCGCCATTTGCAAGAATTCCGCCTGGATGAGCCCACCATCTTGGAAGTGGGGGCTGAGATCAGCCCGGATCTCTTTAGTGCAGGCCAGAAAGTGGACGTGCGTGGGATCAGTATCGGTAAGGGCTTTGCCGGGACGGTCAAGCGCCACCACTTCGGACGTGGACCCAAGGCTCACGGCTCCAAGAACTACCGCGCCCCTGGTTCCATTGGGGCAGGAACTACGCCGGGTCGGGTTTTTCCGGGCAAAAAAATGCCGGGGCGTATGGGCAACAAGCAGGTGACGGTACGTAAACTCACAGTTGTGCGTGTCGATGCCGAGCGCCGGGTCCTTCTTATCAAAGGGGCTGTCCCCGGAGTGGAGGGCAACTTGCTCAGGATCATTCCTACCAATCTGGTGGGCAGTAAGTAA
- a CDS encoding Tab2 family RNA-binding protein, translating into MEFWELDIYRRPLVDQNNQTLWELLVCTSQGEVRLAQLIPAAQVKAGWIEDQLRELIQTSGAAPSRLRVFRAASYNLAAPACHALDIPLERTGRAIAIQRWLLHRERSIYPARPGYCPPSVPLAVQRPVPQPLPDQLLPQRWGFSALPARELELLQELTIPHGEIPLVREQWDDWLWLQTVPGLFLFTHNPAPLIGWLEEKGPVALSFIEAELNAILLETDTQERWVLATFSDPPMQAAGQQFTARQEHLQGLHFLAIQPSEDSEDLAAFWLLQASFT; encoded by the coding sequence ATGGAGTTTTGGGAACTGGATATCTATCGCCGTCCGCTGGTAGACCAGAATAACCAAACCCTTTGGGAACTCCTCGTGTGCACGTCCCAAGGGGAGGTCCGCCTCGCCCAACTTATCCCCGCCGCTCAGGTCAAGGCTGGCTGGATCGAGGACCAACTGCGCGAGCTGATTCAGACCTCGGGTGCCGCTCCTTCTCGCCTGCGCGTCTTTAGAGCTGCAAGCTATAACCTTGCTGCCCCCGCCTGTCACGCCCTAGATATCCCCCTCGAACGAACCGGGCGAGCCATCGCCATCCAGCGCTGGCTGCTCCACCGGGAACGGTCTATCTATCCTGCCCGCCCTGGATACTGTCCCCCGTCGGTCCCTCTGGCTGTTCAGCGTCCGGTCCCACAACCGCTTCCAGACCAACTCCTGCCCCAGCGTTGGGGCTTCAGTGCGCTACCTGCCCGTGAACTGGAGCTGCTCCAGGAACTGACCATCCCCCACGGGGAGATCCCCCTGGTGCGTGAGCAGTGGGATGACTGGCTGTGGCTCCAGACGGTGCCGGGACTCTTCCTCTTTACTCATAATCCCGCTCCTTTGATCGGCTGGCTGGAGGAAAAAGGCCCTGTCGCTCTGTCTTTTATCGAGGCCGAATTGAACGCCATCTTGCTGGAGACCGACACCCAAGAGCGCTGGGTCCTCGCCACCTTTAGCGACCCGCCCATGCAGGCAGCCGGACAGCAATTCACCGCCCGTCAGGAACACCTCCAAGGACTCCACTTCCTAGCAATCCAGCCAAGCGAAGACAGCGAGGACCTAGCCGCTTTCTGGTTGTTGCAGGCTTCTTTTACGTAA
- a CDS encoding ATP-binding protein, with product MLSISFQNPSTVQGEKPDIVAISLHRSVHTLHVLTFSSTLFLNPIRDLLLSDVSPTFRAELELGLQEALVNAAYHGNRLDPTKTIQVYFAITPHRYLWVITDEGHGFNCRTRYAEDPTAAEGYANQECGRGLMILKQIFDEVQWNKAGNQLRLCKHLRDGCRPVVI from the coding sequence GTGCTGTCCATCTCATTCCAGAACCCAAGCACAGTACAGGGAGAAAAACCCGACATCGTAGCAATTTCACTGCACCGTTCGGTCCACACCCTCCACGTCTTAACTTTTTCTTCCACCCTTTTTCTAAATCCAATCCGGGATCTTCTACTCTCCGATGTAAGTCCTACCTTCCGAGCAGAATTGGAGCTGGGCCTGCAAGAAGCTCTAGTGAATGCAGCTTATCATGGCAATCGGCTCGACCCGACCAAGACGATCCAGGTCTATTTTGCCATCACGCCTCACCGCTACCTTTGGGTCATCACGGACGAAGGCCATGGCTTCAACTGCCGCACGCGCTACGCTGAGGACCCCACGGCTGCCGAAGGCTACGCAAATCAGGAGTGCGGACGGGGCCTCATGATCCTCAAACAGATTTTTGACGAAGTCCAGTGGAATAAAGCGGGCAATCAGCTTCGCCTGTGCAAGCATTTACGGGATGGATGCCGTCCGGTCGTGATTTAA
- a CDS encoding 50S ribosomal protein L23: MRDDTRHQYADVIRRPLLTEKGIKMLEEGKYLFEVAPKVSKIEIGQAIAALFGVTVVKVNTANPPVRRKRVGRFAGVKPTYKRAIVTLKEGDSIQLFPDS, encoded by the coding sequence ATGCGTGACGATACCCGCCACCAGTACGCGGACGTAATCCGCCGTCCCCTCCTGACCGAAAAAGGCATCAAAATGCTCGAAGAGGGTAAATATCTCTTTGAGGTCGCCCCCAAGGTCAGTAAAATTGAGATTGGGCAGGCCATTGCTGCTTTGTTTGGGGTCACGGTGGTCAAGGTCAATACAGCCAATCCCCCGGTCCGTCGTAAACGAGTGGGCCGTTTTGCTGGAGTTAAACCTACTTATAAGCGGGCAATCGTCACCCTCAAAGAAGGGGACTCGATTCAACTCTTCCCGGATTCGTAG
- a CDS encoding phosphotransacetylase family protein: MTRYLLVSSTQPHCGKSSLILGLGLQLQQRGVNIGYYKPLGDPTCDNSGYCVDEDSRYLGERLGLLVPPPLVLREPQALERSLLGRDETPYAERLVQFLGKVRHAQGAPIDWIFVEGGGTTNEGRFFGLSMDRMAQQLDAEILVVARYQSVASLEPLLGMITQSPRARIAVILNEVPPEQYDHLRDEIAPALTPHGIHLLGLLPSDNILRSISVGELAQKLGAEVLCGRDHLDLLIEQVNIGAMTVSAALRFFRRIAHKAVVTGGDRADIQMAALQTSTSCLILTGQLPPDPKILARAEEMEVPILSVSHDTLKTVRIIEQAMSQARFQEPIKEERMQALLAQYLDLDKFCAFYGWDVPPAPTQV, encoded by the coding sequence ATGACCCGTTATCTTTTGGTGAGTTCCACCCAACCCCACTGTGGCAAATCTTCCCTGATCTTGGGTCTAGGGCTTCAGTTGCAGCAGCGGGGGGTCAACATTGGGTACTACAAACCCCTAGGTGATCCAACCTGTGACAATAGTGGGTACTGCGTGGATGAAGATTCCCGCTATTTGGGTGAGCGTTTGGGCCTGTTGGTGCCGCCGCCTCTGGTACTGCGAGAGCCGCAAGCCTTGGAGCGTTCCCTCTTGGGCAGAGATGAGACCCCCTACGCCGAGCGGTTGGTCCAATTCCTGGGCAAGGTGCGTCACGCTCAAGGTGCGCCCATCGACTGGATTTTTGTGGAAGGAGGCGGGACCACCAACGAGGGTCGGTTCTTTGGATTATCTATGGACCGCATGGCCCAACAACTCGATGCCGAGATCCTGGTCGTTGCACGCTATCAATCCGTGGCTAGCCTGGAGCCGTTGTTGGGGATGATTACCCAGTCGCCACGAGCCCGCATCGCAGTTATTCTCAATGAAGTCCCTCCAGAGCAGTACGACCATCTGCGCGATGAGATTGCTCCGGCGCTGACGCCCCATGGGATCCACCTGTTGGGTCTGTTGCCCAGCGACAATATTTTACGCAGCATCAGTGTCGGTGAACTGGCCCAAAAATTGGGAGCAGAAGTCCTCTGTGGTCGTGACCACCTAGATCTGTTGATCGAGCAGGTCAACATCGGAGCCATGACCGTGAGTGCGGCGTTGCGCTTCTTTCGGCGCATAGCCCACAAGGCGGTAGTGACTGGAGGAGACCGAGCGGATATTCAGATGGCAGCCCTCCAGACCTCCACCAGTTGTCTGATTCTCACCGGGCAACTCCCTCCAGACCCTAAAATCCTGGCTCGAGCGGAAGAAATGGAGGTTCCGATCCTCTCGGTAAGCCATGACACGCTCAAAACAGTCCGCATCATCGAGCAAGCCATGAGTCAAGCCCGCTTCCAGGAGCCCATAAAAGAAGAGCGGATGCAGGCGCTCCTCGCTCAATATCTGGATCTGGATAAATTTTGCGCCTTCTACGGTTGGGACGTACCACCCGCTCCAACTCAGGTATGA
- the rplD gene encoding 50S ribosomal protein L4, with translation MTACVVKNWNGEQTPAAVEFALQAAKSETQGHIVWLALKRQLNNQRQGTASTLTKGEVRGGGKKPYKQKGTGRARMGSIRTPLRRGGGVVFGPKPRTFDLQMNRKERRLALRTIVQNRVADITVVEDFEGNFEKPKTKELVLALKRWGIVPGEERVLLILAQKQEHAYRSGRNIPYLKIITATNLNVFDLLHADKIILTAPAVQTIHETYQDKAKETSDA, from the coding sequence ATGACGGCATGTGTAGTTAAAAATTGGAATGGGGAGCAGACTCCCGCCGCAGTCGAGTTCGCGCTCCAGGCGGCCAAGTCCGAAACCCAGGGCCATATTGTATGGCTTGCCCTCAAGCGTCAACTCAATAACCAACGCCAAGGGACAGCCTCGACCCTGACCAAGGGTGAAGTGCGCGGTGGGGGTAAAAAACCCTACAAGCAAAAAGGTACAGGCCGCGCCCGCATGGGCTCCATCCGCACCCCCTTGCGGCGGGGCGGTGGGGTCGTCTTCGGGCCTAAGCCTCGGACTTTTGACCTCCAGATGAACCGTAAGGAGCGCCGCCTTGCCCTCAGGACCATTGTCCAGAACCGGGTGGCGGACATCACGGTGGTTGAGGATTTTGAAGGAAACTTTGAAAAGCCCAAAACCAAGGAACTCGTCCTCGCCCTCAAGCGCTGGGGCATTGTCCCAGGCGAAGAGCGCGTACTGCTCATCTTGGCGCAGAAGCAAGAGCATGCCTACCGGTCAGGGCGCAATATTCCTTACCTCAAGATCATCACCGCAACAAACCTCAACGTCTTTGATCTACTCCACGCGGACAAGATCATCCTGACAGCCCCAGCGGTGCAGACCATCCACGAAACCTATCAAGATAAAGCCAAGGAGACGAGTGATGCGTGA
- a CDS encoding methylenetetrahydrofolate reductase — protein MAAFTFRDVVQKGDFLITAEVMPPKGPNAEEFLAKALLLKDRVHGVNVTDSNRAVMRMSPLAASLLLKQQGLEPICQLACRDRNRIALQGDLLGAAALGIHNILALTGDPVAVGDHPDARSVCDFESVRLLQAIGKLNQGFDWQDHPLNQPTQLFAGAAVDPQCPSLSGLSRRFERKINAGAQFFQTQMITDFDQFARFMDVLGYPAGKPVLAGVFLLKSAKNALFINRTLPGVKIPDAVIERLARAEHPLEEGMRLCAEQIQKARQLCQGVHLMAIRKEELIPQILDWAGIPALSKS, from the coding sequence ATGGCTGCTTTTACCTTTCGTGATGTTGTCCAGAAAGGTGACTTCCTTATCACCGCTGAAGTCATGCCTCCCAAAGGCCCCAACGCCGAGGAATTTCTCGCTAAGGCTCTGCTCTTGAAAGACCGGGTCCATGGCGTCAACGTGACCGACTCAAATCGGGCTGTGATGCGCATGAGCCCTCTGGCGGCAAGCCTCCTGCTGAAGCAGCAGGGGCTAGAGCCCATCTGCCAGTTAGCCTGCCGGGACCGCAACCGCATAGCACTCCAGGGCGACCTCCTCGGGGCGGCAGCGTTGGGTATCCATAATATCCTAGCTTTGACCGGAGACCCGGTGGCGGTGGGAGACCATCCTGACGCCCGCTCTGTGTGCGACTTTGAGTCGGTGCGCCTGCTTCAGGCCATCGGTAAACTCAATCAGGGATTTGACTGGCAAGACCACCCCCTCAACCAACCAACCCAACTTTTTGCTGGGGCTGCTGTAGACCCACAATGTCCCAGTCTGAGCGGTTTGAGCCGCCGTTTTGAGCGCAAAATCAATGCTGGGGCGCAGTTTTTCCAGACACAGATGATTACGGACTTTGACCAGTTTGCTCGCTTTATGGACGTCTTGGGTTACCCGGCGGGCAAGCCAGTCCTAGCGGGGGTTTTTCTGCTCAAGTCGGCCAAAAATGCCCTGTTCATCAACCGCACCCTCCCCGGAGTCAAGATCCCGGATGCTGTGATTGAGCGTCTGGCACGGGCTGAACATCCCTTGGAGGAAGGGATGCGCCTGTGCGCTGAGCAGATCCAGAAAGCGCGACAGCTCTGTCAGGGCGTTCATCTGATGGCGATCCGCAAAGAAGAACTCATTCCACAGATCCTCGATTGGGCCGGTATTCCTGCGCTAAGCAAGAGTTGA
- the hpsJ-A gene encoding HpsJ-like protein, cyanoexosortase A-associated — protein sequence MTGGGLISKLLSIGSNEAWLRASFRLVGYLLLATALLDILVVFAPPHFTDPVWEFQMMGALVDRVPVPILGLGFVFFGCLSTEQTRVEQMSRASHPVLVALSWLCLVVGVLFLALLPLGLNATWRINTANNRQISSQEVKQLAQIQQRKEQLNQATAKNLDDAFALLNRRGFKGVNSGQQLKERLFSDVAALEKQIKENAEKDRTQLRLNLLRDAFRWNLGALFAGLVYIFLWRITFQRNQLALKPVPRL from the coding sequence ATGACTGGAGGAGGTCTCATCTCTAAACTTCTATCGATAGGTAGTAATGAAGCTTGGTTAAGGGCTTCATTCCGTCTCGTCGGTTATCTGTTGCTCGCCACGGCCCTGTTAGATATTCTTGTGGTCTTTGCCCCACCGCATTTTACAGACCCGGTTTGGGAGTTTCAGATGATGGGGGCGCTAGTAGACCGGGTACCGGTCCCCATCCTGGGTTTAGGCTTTGTATTTTTTGGGTGTCTGAGCACGGAGCAGACCCGCGTCGAACAGATGAGTCGCGCTAGCCATCCGGTCCTGGTGGCGCTATCCTGGCTGTGTCTGGTGGTCGGGGTACTTTTTTTGGCCCTACTTCCGCTGGGCCTCAATGCCACTTGGCGCATCAACACCGCTAACAATCGTCAGATCTCCAGCCAGGAAGTTAAGCAATTAGCTCAGATCCAACAGCGCAAAGAGCAACTCAATCAGGCTACTGCTAAGAATCTGGATGACGCCTTTGCCCTGCTCAACCGCCGGGGTTTCAAAGGAGTCAATAGTGGACAACAACTTAAAGAACGCTTGTTCTCTGACGTGGCGGCGTTAGAAAAACAGATAAAGGAAAACGCAGAAAAAGACCGCACTCAACTGCGGCTGAATCTGCTGAGAGATGCCTTCCGCTGGAACCTCGGGGCGCTCTTCGCAGGGCTTGTATATATTTTTCTTTGGCGGATCACGTTCCAACGCAATCAACTGGCGCTAAAACCTGTTCCTCGGCTCTGA
- the secG gene encoding preprotein translocase subunit SecG gives MATLAIVLKILWSLAALSIVVCVLLHSAKGDGVAAIGGQAQLFSSQKSAEKNLDRFTWGAVGLFLLLSGLLSSGLFKVPLS, from the coding sequence ATGGCGACTCTAGCAATCGTTCTTAAAATCCTGTGGTCCCTGGCGGCGTTATCCATTGTGGTCTGCGTACTACTGCACTCGGCTAAGGGCGATGGGGTCGCAGCTATCGGCGGGCAGGCCCAACTCTTCTCCAGCCAAAAGAGTGCCGAAAAGAATTTAGATCGCTTCACTTGGGGGGCGGTGGGCCTCTTCCTGTTGCTCTCGGGGCTGTTGAGTTCTGGCCTCTTCAAGGTTCCTCTGTCCTAG
- a CDS encoding class I SAM-dependent methyltransferase: MLLASAPVLSLTSRLVNGVLAIKPLADLMKRRARAIMIRRAESVGVHWTQEVQALRARDWTEDFVQVQNPKLTYPEYYLRPFHAYEQGNLCWDAAFEVEVAAYAAHARVWSEASAQGDTRLRQSFNEFLKAHLSQPPQRILDLGCSVGMSTMALQEAFGQAQVIGLDLSAYYLAVAHYRAQVRGIVLKWLHSTAETTGLPDGSMDLVTACLLCHELPQQATLAILQEAHRLLAPGGHFALMDMNPRSEVYAKMPPYVLTLLKSTEPYLDEYFSLDLEQAIVQAGFALPTVTKLSPRHRAVVAQVR, translated from the coding sequence ATGCTGCTTGCTTCTGCTCCCGTCCTCAGCCTGACCTCGCGTCTGGTGAATGGGGTACTCGCCATCAAACCCCTGGCCGATCTGATGAAACGCCGCGCCCGCGCCATCATGATTCGGCGGGCGGAGTCGGTGGGGGTACATTGGACGCAGGAGGTCCAAGCGCTGCGTGCTCGTGATTGGACGGAGGACTTCGTTCAGGTCCAAAATCCCAAGCTCACCTACCCGGAATACTATCTGCGTCCCTTCCATGCCTATGAACAAGGCAACCTGTGCTGGGATGCTGCCTTTGAGGTCGAGGTCGCAGCCTATGCCGCTCATGCCCGAGTGTGGTCTGAGGCCAGTGCCCAGGGGGATACCCGATTGCGCCAGAGCTTCAATGAGTTTCTCAAGGCCCATCTCTCTCAGCCGCCGCAGAGGATCTTGGACCTCGGCTGTAGTGTGGGTATGAGTACCATGGCCCTCCAGGAAGCCTTTGGGCAAGCTCAGGTCATCGGGTTGGACCTCTCGGCGTATTATCTGGCTGTAGCCCACTACCGCGCTCAGGTCCGGGGCATAGTGCTGAAATGGCTTCACAGCACCGCCGAGACGACAGGTTTGCCGGACGGCTCGATGGATCTGGTCACCGCTTGTCTGTTATGCCACGAACTTCCCCAACAAGCGACCCTCGCCATCCTCCAGGAAGCACACCGGCTGCTTGCCCCCGGAGGGCACTTTGCTCTGATGGATATGAACCCCCGCTCTGAGGTCTACGCCAAGATGCCCCCTTACGTCTTGACCCTGCTCAAGAGCACCGAGCCCTATCTGGACGAATACTTTAGCTTGGATCTGGAGCAGGCCATCGTCCAAGCTGGTTTTGCCTTGCCCACGGTAACCAAGCTCAGCCCCCGGCACCGGGCTGTAGTCGCTCAGGTGCGCTGA
- a CDS encoding (Fe-S)-binding protein has translation MSCTLAGIVGIPVVLNRFSRRSLVELKSASFDAQHPPDPTLIDACVHCGFCLSTCPSYRVLGKEMDSPRGRIYLMDALNEGQVPLSPKTVEHFDSCLGCLACVTTCPSGVQYDQLITNLRPQVERNHPRPLLDRLMRSLIFHLLPYPKRLRPLLIPLIPYQKLGIRTVVRASNVLKKLAPRLAAMESMLPEVPLSAFRDTLPALVPAQGPQRYRVGVILGCVQRLFFDSVNQATVRVLTANGCEVVIPQSQGCCAALPQHQGQQEQAKTMARQMIDSFAGTEVDAIIINAAGCGHTLKEYGSMLADDPQYRDKARAFAAKVRDVQEFLHAIGLTTPLSPLASEPITLVYQDACHLLHGQKISLQPRQLLQKIPGVTLREPLDAALCCGSAGVYNILQPEVAEELGQQKVENLLDTAAKIIASPNPGCALQIRKHLALKGKTVPVMHPMELLDLAIRGVRP, from the coding sequence ATGAGCTGCACCCTTGCGGGCATCGTAGGCATCCCGGTAGTCCTGAATCGCTTTAGTAGGAGGTCTTTAGTGGAACTAAAATCCGCTAGCTTTGACGCCCAGCACCCGCCCGACCCCACGCTCATCGACGCCTGTGTACACTGTGGGTTTTGTCTGTCCACCTGCCCTAGCTATCGCGTCTTGGGCAAAGAGATGGATTCGCCTCGGGGGCGCATCTACCTGATGGATGCGCTCAACGAAGGGCAGGTCCCGCTCTCCCCCAAAACAGTCGAGCATTTTGATTCTTGTCTAGGCTGCCTCGCCTGCGTGACCACCTGCCCTTCGGGGGTGCAGTATGACCAACTCATCACCAATCTGCGGCCTCAGGTCGAGCGCAACCACCCGCGCCCCTTGCTCGACCGACTGATGCGCAGCCTAATTTTTCACCTACTGCCCTATCCCAAGCGCCTGCGCCCCCTGTTAATACCCCTGATTCCCTACCAAAAACTAGGTATCCGTACCGTCGTCCGCGCTAGCAACGTACTAAAAAAATTGGCCCCCCGCCTAGCTGCTATGGAGTCGATGCTCCCTGAAGTCCCCCTCAGCGCCTTTCGAGACACCCTGCCCGCCCTCGTTCCCGCTCAGGGACCGCAGCGCTACCGGGTTGGGGTCATCCTTGGCTGCGTCCAGCGGCTGTTCTTCGACAGCGTAAATCAGGCGACCGTGCGGGTGCTGACAGCTAATGGCTGTGAAGTGGTCATCCCCCAAAGCCAAGGGTGCTGCGCCGCCCTACCCCAGCACCAGGGTCAACAGGAGCAAGCAAAAACCATGGCTCGCCAGATGATTGATAGCTTTGCAGGAACCGAGGTGGACGCCATCATCATCAATGCCGCCGGATGTGGGCATACCCTCAAAGAGTACGGCTCTATGCTTGCTGACGACCCCCAGTACCGCGATAAAGCTCGGGCATTCGCCGCTAAAGTCCGGGATGTCCAAGAATTCCTACACGCCATCGGTCTCACCACACCCCTCTCCCCGCTTGCCAGCGAGCCCATCACCCTTGTCTATCAGGATGCTTGCCACCTGTTGCACGGTCAAAAAATCAGCCTCCAGCCGCGCCAACTCCTCCAAAAAATCCCCGGTGTCACGTTGCGCGAACCCCTTGATGCGGCCCTCTGCTGCGGTAGTGCCGGAGTTTACAATATTCTGCAACCGGAAGTCGCTGAGGAATTGGGCCAGCAAAAAGTCGAGAACCTCCTCGATACCGCAGCCAAAATCATCGCCTCCCCCAATCCCGGCTGCGCCCTCCAAATCCGCAAGCATTTAGCCCTCAAGGGTAAAACAGTCCCGGTCATGCACCCCATGGAACTGTTGGACTTAGCAATCCGGGGCGTCCGGCCCTAA